AATATAATAGCAATAGCTGCAACGAATATAGCATAGTATATTTGAGTACTTACGTGAGAAATGTGGTTACAGCTTGTACCCATAGAGGATAGAATAGTGGTATCTGAAATTGGTGAACAGTGGTCACCGAAGATAGCACCAGTCAATACACCACTGGTACATACGATTACAAAGCCCATTTCAGGGTTAACCGCCCAAGCAAGAGGAATGGTTAATGGCATTAAAATACTCATTGTACCATAGGAAGTACCTGTTGCAAAGGAAATCAAAGCGCCTAAAACGAAAATCAATGTTGGTAAAATAAATATAGGTATTGTATCTGCCAGGATACCTACTAAGTAATCAGCAGTACCTAAGTCACCGATGACTCCACCTAATGACCAAGCCAAGAGTAAGATTACACCAGTGATAACAATGGTTTTCATACCGCCAACCCATTCAGAGATAGCTTCTTCGATGGTCATGATCTTTTGTAATACTGCCATGACAATAGCTACAATGGAAGCAAGCAATGCTGCTTGGAACAATGCAACGGATGCATCAGAAGCGGATAATGCTTCAAAAATACCGTTGAATGATAATGGGGAAGTTTGCATTAAAGTGATCAAAGCCTTGTCTTCTCCACCTAAGATGGTGGTGTATCCGCTCCAGTAGAATGCGATGAGTGCACCGACAATCAATACACCAATAGGGATGATTGCATTCCAAACGGATAATTTAATGCCTTCAACAGGTTTTACATCATCAAAACTGGTTGCTTCAAGAGATTCAACAGGGTCATCTTCTTTTCTAGCACGAGCTTTTTTCTCTGCTTCTTTCATTGGTCCGAATTCGTAGTAAGTGAGTGCGGAAATAACAATGAAGATCAAGATTAAAATGTTATAGAACCTGAATGGAATGGTTTGCAAGAATATACCGAATGCGCTTACATTCATTCCAATGGATTCAAAACCTTGACCAATCAAACTGAGTTCCAATCCAATCCAAGTGGAAATAATAGCGATACCTGCTACAGGAGCAGCGGTTGCGTCTACTACAAATGCTAATTTTTCTCTGGATACGTGAAGTTTGTCCATAACAGGTCTCATGATAGGACCTACAATCAAGGAGTTAGCGTAATCGTCGAAGAAAACACATAATCCTAAAAGTTCAGTGAATAATTGAGCTTTCCTTGGAGTGTCAGCACGTTTAGCAAATGCATCTGCCAATGCTTTTGCACCACCCATCTTGGTTACCAATTGGATGATACCACCAATAAGTAAACATTGAAGGATAATACCTGCATTCCATGGATCAGCCATACAAGAAATAATTTGAGTACCCATTGCTAAAAATGCATTAATAGCTGAGCTGACAATGTTCAAGTCGTTAACGGAAACCATAAATTCTCCAACGAATACCCCAATGAACAAGGATAAAATAGTCTCTTTGGTTATGAATGCTAAAGCAATAGCCACAAGAGGTGGTAAGAGAGTTAAGATTCCGAAACGGACTGCATTATCTTCTCCAGCTGGTGCATTGGTAATTAGCAAGGATAATACGAAAAGAGCTATTATAGAAATAGCTACTATCAATCCAATTTTTAAATTTCTGTCAATTTCCATAATCACACCATTTTATAAAAAAATTAAAAAATTTATTTAAACGATTAGAA
Above is a window of Methanobrevibacter sp. DNA encoding:
- a CDS encoding Na+/H+ antiporter NhaC family protein encodes the protein MEIDRNLKIGLIVAISIIALFVLSLLITNAPAGEDNAVRFGILTLLPPLVAIALAFITKETILSLFIGVFVGEFMVSVNDLNIVSSAINAFLAMGTQIISCMADPWNAGIILQCLLIGGIIQLVTKMGGAKALADAFAKRADTPRKAQLFTELLGLCVFFDDYANSLIVGPIMRPVMDKLHVSREKLAFVVDATAAPVAGIAIISTWIGLELSLIGQGFESIGMNVSAFGIFLQTIPFRFYNILILIFIVISALTYYEFGPMKEAEKKARARKEDDPVESLEATSFDDVKPVEGIKLSVWNAIIPIGVLIVGALIAFYWSGYTTILGGEDKALITLMQTSPLSFNGIFEALSASDASVALFQAALLASIVAIVMAVLQKIMTIEEAISEWVGGMKTIVITGVILLLAWSLGGVIGDLGTADYLVGILADTIPIFILPTLIFVLGALISFATGTSYGTMSILMPLTIPLAWAVNPEMGFVIVCTSGVLTGAIFGDHCSPISDTTILSSMGTSCNHISHVSTQIYYAIFVAAIAIIFGYIPAGFGIQWYFSIPVAIVVMYIGLRVLGEKVPFEESA